One part of the Desulfonema ishimotonii genome encodes these proteins:
- a CDS encoding response regulator → MTKMNLYQKIISGYIAIALLTALFCGLILLRIRDIRQSLDEISVSNVNEAFNATELLVNALRVQSNLRELLIETRENRALEIQRATHEISRGVTKLREVIPRLRSNTQEGKRLSEAEEKFGEEIELKSIAKMADRLSKLDSLISRMLDHLKHGDTESADRLFENAIEPMVREFQIRSETLAQDALREINEESGEIRNSVHTLLTLCLCLTGSVLLFLTAFTIFVASGMARPVKALTEAARQIHSGNFNFRLPSVCPKNELGDLTACFKKLSDELKDRIAAQDEMQAEVKRLRETGIAQREGKARYRLLLENANDAILVFQDRHIQFANPALSALTGHTQTEPDQDIGVFIHPKDRADIFSKIHQCLDGEIINFSHSFRILNKSLGPLWVQADSVRIDWHGAPAILSFIRDITRKKEMASQVRHSKKTEAISTLAGGVAHDLNNILSGIVTYPELLLLDLPGDSPLKNPLLCIKESGEKAAAIVRDLLILSGNDVSFKKAVNLNDLMTRKMARPEYKRLKHRFSHIAIRIRSDPAIREINASPAHIFRGIINLIHNAAESMPDGGEIRIATENRYLRTAFSGYELVPPGNYVVLSVSDPGTDTGPADMEKIFEPFYTRQVMKRQGTGLGMAVVWGIVKDHDGYADVQVREGTGTTVTLFFPAIKPVAPVRSAADARVKYTGNGESVLVVDDEADQREIATAMLTKLGYSASAVGSGEAAVAYLTENSVDLILLDLLMTPGMCGYETYRQILERHPGQKAVVVSGFPEFRQIRRMQKLGAGTCLEKPFQISEMGRAVRKALDT, encoded by the coding sequence ATGACGAAGATGAATCTTTATCAGAAAATTATTTCCGGCTATATCGCGATTGCGCTGCTGACCGCCCTGTTCTGCGGCCTCATCCTGCTGCGGATACGGGATATTCGGCAAAGCCTCGATGAAATCTCCGTCAGCAATGTCAATGAGGCGTTTAACGCCACTGAATTGCTCGTTAATGCCCTCAGAGTCCAGTCCAATCTCAGGGAACTCCTGATCGAAACCCGTGAGAACCGTGCCCTGGAAATACAGCGCGCCACCCATGAAATCAGCCGGGGGGTCACGAAACTCAGGGAGGTCATCCCCCGGCTTCGCAGCAATACCCAGGAAGGGAAGCGGCTGTCAGAGGCAGAAGAAAAATTCGGAGAAGAGATCGAGTTGAAAAGCATTGCCAAGATGGCGGACCGGCTGTCAAAGCTTGACTCGCTGATCTCCAGAATGCTGGATCACCTGAAGCACGGCGATACGGAGAGTGCGGACAGGCTGTTTGAAAACGCCATTGAGCCGATGGTCCGCGAGTTTCAGATCAGGTCTGAAACACTTGCCCAGGATGCGCTCAGGGAAATTAACGAGGAATCAGGAGAAATCAGAAATTCTGTTCATACCCTGCTGACGCTGTGCCTCTGTTTAACCGGCTCTGTCCTTCTGTTTCTGACAGCTTTCACCATCTTTGTGGCATCAGGAATGGCCCGGCCCGTCAAAGCCCTGACCGAAGCGGCCCGGCAAATTCACAGCGGAAATTTCAACTTCCGGCTCCCGTCTGTCTGTCCGAAAAATGAACTGGGCGATCTGACAGCCTGTTTCAAAAAACTCTCAGACGAGCTGAAAGACAGAATCGCTGCCCAGGACGAAATGCAGGCAGAAGTGAAACGCCTGCGGGAAACCGGAATCGCACAGAGGGAAGGCAAGGCCCGTTACCGCCTGTTGCTTGAAAATGCAAATGACGCCATACTGGTTTTTCAGGACAGACACATTCAATTCGCAAACCCGGCATTATCCGCGCTCACCGGCCATACACAGACAGAACCGGATCAGGATATCGGCGTATTTATTCATCCGAAAGACAGAGCGGATATATTCAGCAAAATTCACCAGTGTCTGGATGGGGAAATTATTAATTTTTCTCATTCTTTCAGAATATTAAACAAATCCCTCGGCCCGCTGTGGGTACAGGCCGACTCGGTGCGGATTGACTGGCACGGAGCCCCGGCCATTCTCTCTTTCATACGGGACATCACCCGCAAAAAGGAGATGGCGTCACAGGTTCGCCACTCAAAAAAAACGGAGGCGATCAGCACCCTCGCAGGCGGCGTGGCCCATGATCTCAACAATATCCTATCCGGCATTGTCACCTATCCCGAATTGCTGCTGCTGGACCTCCCGGGTGACAGCCCTTTGAAAAATCCGCTTCTGTGCATCAAAGAGTCCGGGGAGAAAGCGGCGGCCATTGTCCGGGATTTGCTCATCCTCTCCGGAAATGATGTGAGCTTCAAAAAAGCGGTCAACCTGAATGATCTGATGACCCGGAAAATGGCGAGGCCGGAATATAAGCGCTTAAAGCACCGGTTTTCCCATATTGCCATACGCATCCGTTCTGACCCCGCGATCCGGGAGATCAACGCATCTCCCGCCCATATCTTCAGGGGCATTATAAACCTGATTCATAATGCCGCCGAGTCGATGCCGGACGGCGGTGAAATCCGCATCGCCACAGAAAACCGGTATCTGCGGACAGCCTTCAGCGGATATGAACTGGTTCCGCCGGGCAATTATGTGGTTCTGTCGGTTTCAGATCCCGGCACAGACACAGGCCCCGCGGATATGGAAAAAATTTTCGAGCCGTTTTACACCAGACAGGTAATGAAGCGGCAGGGCACGGGCCTGGGGATGGCGGTCGTGTGGGGCATTGTCAAAGACCATGACGGTTATGCGGACGTTCAGGTCCGTGAGGGAACGGGCACAACGGTGACCCTCTTCTTCCCGGCGATAAAACCGGTCGCGCCGGTCAGGTCCGCAGCAGACGCGCGGGTAAAATATACGGGGAACGGCGAATCAGTCCTGGTCGTCGATGATGAGGCGGATCAGCGGGAGATCGCCACCGCCATGCTGACCAAGCTCGGCTATTCGGCCTCGGCCGTGGGCAGCGGAGAGGCGGCTGTCGCGTATCTGACAGAAAACAGTGTCGATCTGATTTTGCTGGATCTGCTCATGACGCCGGGCATGTGCGGCTATGAAACCTACAGGCAGATCCTTGAACGGCATCCGGGGCAGAAGGCGGTCGTTGTGAGCGGCTTTCCCGAATTCCGGCAGATCCGGCGTATGCAGAAACTGGGCGCGGGCACCTGTCTTGAGAAACCCTTTCAAATCAGTGAGATGGGCAGGGCAGTCCGAAAAGCACTTGACACATAG